One Desmodus rotundus isolate HL8 chromosome 4, HLdesRot8A.1, whole genome shotgun sequence DNA segment encodes these proteins:
- the PWWP2B gene encoding PWWP domain-containing protein 2B isoform X3: MEPRAGCRLPVRVEQVVNGALLVTVSYGQRSFAGILLDCTKKYGLFGLPLSTPLSQAENAPVNGCQDPATAEENTEPMQLEMGPPPPLPPCPEPFQALLTPLPAGSLPLFPPYFEGAPFPPPLWLRSTYQQWVPQPPPRTIKRTRRRLSRSSRNSDSGRLTLSPICLRPRRVLCEKCKSTLNAQEASPAPSTVPRPRRRLGSGPDPNKEPRKQGNNEGGGAAATMAPAPAPAPAPAPARRSKRERREEEQARVPRSPAIRISYSTPQGAGEVVQIPPRVHGSLEPFRPPQALRSIQEPKAAGDRPPGGASASIPKLKLTRPVPPSTDLLPPKIRLKPHRLGTGKQQPVYKAELVEELNGLGRGPEARPPMPPAPAPAHIVLVELSSGSSGEEDDVGRCPQGKLASCPGSTATSAQASVCSGDSLDESKSSSSGVMSPEACDLPPGNGLSATSSSKDAGQTVPPLTVRLHTQSLSKCVTEDGRTVAVGDIVWGHR, encoded by the exons gTATGGCCTCTTTGGCCTGCCCCTGTCCACGCCACTGTCCCAGGCCGAGAATGCCCCTGTCAACGGCTGCCAGGACCCAGCCACTGCAGAGGAGAACACAGAGCCCATGCAGCTGGAGATGGGGCCCCCGCCACCGCTGCCTCCCTGTCCCGAGCCGTTCCAGGCCCTGTTGACCCCACTGCCTGCCGGAAGCCTGCCCCTGTTCCCACCGTATTTCGAAGGGGCCCCCTTCCCGCCGCCGCTCTGGCTGAGGAGCACCTACCAGCAGTGGGTACCGCAGCCACCTCCCCGGACCATCAAGAGGACCAGGAGGCGCCTGTCCCGCAGCAGCCGTAACTCTGACTCGGGCCGGCTGACCCTGAGCCCCATCTGCCTGAGGCCGCGGCGAGTGCTCTGTGAGAAGTGCAAGAGCACCCTGAATGCCCAGGAGGCCAGCCCCGCACCCTCGACTGTCCCCCGGCCCCGCCGGAGACTGGGCAGCGGCCCTGACCCAAACAAGGAGCCCCGCAAGCAGGGGAACAATGAAGGCGGGGGTGCTGCTGCCACCatggccccggccccggccccggccccggccccggccccagccAGGAGGAGCAAGAGGGAGCGGCGGGAGGAGGAGCAGGCGCGGGTCCCACGAAGCCCAGCCATCCGGATCTCCTACAGTACACCACAGGGCGCTGGCGAGGTGGTGCAGATCCCGCCCCGTGTGCACGGCTCCCTGGAGCCCTTCCGCCCGCCACAGGCCCTGCGCAGCATCCAGGAGCCTAAGGCGGCTGGGGACAGGCCACCTGGTGGTGCCTCCGCCTCCATTCCCAAGTTGAAGCTGACACGGCCGGTGCCCCCCAGTACCGACCTGCTGCCCCCCAAGATCCGCCTGAAGCCCCACCGCCTGGGGACCGGCAAGCAGCAGCCGGTGTACAAGGCAGAGCTGGTGGAGGAGCTCAACGGCCTTGGGAGAGGCCCCGAGGCccgcccgcccatgccccctgccccGGCTCCCGCCCACATTGTGCTGGTGGAGCTGTCTTCGGGGAGTTCGGGCGAGGAGGACGACGTTGGGAGGTGTCCCCAGGGTAAACTCGCCAGCTGCCCCGGGAGCACGGCCACCTCGGCCCAGGCGTCGGTGTGCAGCGGTGACAGCCTGGATGAGTCCAAGTCGTCCAGCTCAGGAGTGATGTCCCCAGAGGCCTGTGACCTACCTCCTGGCAACGGCTTGTCTGCAACATCCTCCTCCAAGGATGCAGGGCAGACGGTCCCGCCCCTGACAGTCCGGCTGCACACGCAGAGCCTCTCCAAGTGCGTCACCGAGGACGGGAGGACCGTGGCCGTGGGGGACATCGTGTGGG GTCACCGATGA
- the PWWP2B gene encoding PWWP domain-containing protein 2B isoform X2, translating into MEPRAGCRLPVRVEQVVNGALLVTVSYGQRSFAGILLDCTKKYGLFGLPLSTPLSQAENAPVNGCQDPATAEENTEPMQLEMGPPPPLPPCPEPFQALLTPLPAGSLPLFPPYFEGAPFPPPLWLRSTYQQWVPQPPPRTIKRTRRRLSRSSRNSDSGRLTLSPICLRPRRVLCEKCKSTLNAQEASPAPSTVPRPRRRLGSGPDPNKEPRKQGNNEGGGAAATMAPAPAPAPAPAPARRSKRERREEEQARVPRSPAIRISYSTPQGAGEVVQIPPRVHGSLEPFRPPQALRSIQEPKAAGDRPPGGASASIPKLKLTRPVPPSTDLLPPKIRLKPHRLGTGKQQPVYKAELVEELNGLGRGPEARPPMPPAPAPAHIVLVELSSGSSGEEDDVGRCPQGKLASCPGSTATSAQASVCSGDSLDESKSSSSGVMSPEACDLPPGNGLSATSSSKDAGQTVPPLTVRLHTQSLSKCVTEDGRTVAVGDIVWGKIHGFPWWPARVLDISVSQRGGGAPSWPQAKVSWFGSPTTSYLPTSKLSPFSECFKLRFNRKKKGLYRKAITEAADAARHVAPEIREFLTQFDT; encoded by the coding sequence gTATGGCCTCTTTGGCCTGCCCCTGTCCACGCCACTGTCCCAGGCCGAGAATGCCCCTGTCAACGGCTGCCAGGACCCAGCCACTGCAGAGGAGAACACAGAGCCCATGCAGCTGGAGATGGGGCCCCCGCCACCGCTGCCTCCCTGTCCCGAGCCGTTCCAGGCCCTGTTGACCCCACTGCCTGCCGGAAGCCTGCCCCTGTTCCCACCGTATTTCGAAGGGGCCCCCTTCCCGCCGCCGCTCTGGCTGAGGAGCACCTACCAGCAGTGGGTACCGCAGCCACCTCCCCGGACCATCAAGAGGACCAGGAGGCGCCTGTCCCGCAGCAGCCGTAACTCTGACTCGGGCCGGCTGACCCTGAGCCCCATCTGCCTGAGGCCGCGGCGAGTGCTCTGTGAGAAGTGCAAGAGCACCCTGAATGCCCAGGAGGCCAGCCCCGCACCCTCGACTGTCCCCCGGCCCCGCCGGAGACTGGGCAGCGGCCCTGACCCAAACAAGGAGCCCCGCAAGCAGGGGAACAATGAAGGCGGGGGTGCTGCTGCCACCatggccccggccccggccccggccccggccccggccccagccAGGAGGAGCAAGAGGGAGCGGCGGGAGGAGGAGCAGGCGCGGGTCCCACGAAGCCCAGCCATCCGGATCTCCTACAGTACACCACAGGGCGCTGGCGAGGTGGTGCAGATCCCGCCCCGTGTGCACGGCTCCCTGGAGCCCTTCCGCCCGCCACAGGCCCTGCGCAGCATCCAGGAGCCTAAGGCGGCTGGGGACAGGCCACCTGGTGGTGCCTCCGCCTCCATTCCCAAGTTGAAGCTGACACGGCCGGTGCCCCCCAGTACCGACCTGCTGCCCCCCAAGATCCGCCTGAAGCCCCACCGCCTGGGGACCGGCAAGCAGCAGCCGGTGTACAAGGCAGAGCTGGTGGAGGAGCTCAACGGCCTTGGGAGAGGCCCCGAGGCccgcccgcccatgccccctgccccGGCTCCCGCCCACATTGTGCTGGTGGAGCTGTCTTCGGGGAGTTCGGGCGAGGAGGACGACGTTGGGAGGTGTCCCCAGGGTAAACTCGCCAGCTGCCCCGGGAGCACGGCCACCTCGGCCCAGGCGTCGGTGTGCAGCGGTGACAGCCTGGATGAGTCCAAGTCGTCCAGCTCAGGAGTGATGTCCCCAGAGGCCTGTGACCTACCTCCTGGCAACGGCTTGTCTGCAACATCCTCCTCCAAGGATGCAGGGCAGACGGTCCCGCCCCTGACAGTCCGGCTGCACACGCAGAGCCTCTCCAAGTGCGTCACCGAGGACGGGAGGACCGTGGCCGTGGGGGACATCGTGTGGGGTAAGATCCATGGTTTTCCTTGGTGGCCCGCCCGCGTGCTTGACATCAGTGTTAGCCAGAGGGGGGGCGGGGCGCCCTCCTGGCCACAAGCGAAGGTCTCGTGGTTCGGTTCTCCAACTACGTCCTACTTGCCCACTTCCAAGCTCTCCCCCTTCTCTGAGTGTTTCAAACTGAGATTTAACCGTAAGAAGAAAGGGCTGTATCGGAAAGCGATAACAGAGGCCGCCGATGCCGCGAGACATGTGGCCCCGGAAATCAGGGAGTTCTTAACCCAGTTTGACACGTGA
- the PWWP2B gene encoding PWWP domain-containing protein 2B isoform X1 → MEPRAGCRLPVRVEQVVNGALLVTVSYGQRSFAGILLDCTKKYGLFGLPLSTPLSQAENAPVNGCQDPATAEENTEPMQLEMGPPPPLPPCPEPFQALLTPLPAGSLPLFPPYFEGAPFPPPLWLRSTYQQWVPQPPPRTIKRTRRRLSRSSRNSDSGRLTLSPICLRPRRVLCEKCKSTLNAQEASPAPSTVPRPRRRLGSGPDPNKEPRKQGNNEGGGAAATMAPAPAPAPAPAPARRSKRERREEEQARVPRSPAIRISYSTPQGAGEVVQIPPRVHGSLEPFRPPQALRSIQEPKAAGDRPPGGASASIPKLKLTRPVPPSTDLLPPKIRLKPHRLGTGKQQPVYKAELVEELNGLGRGPEARPPMPPAPAPAHIVLVELSSGSSGEEDDVGRCPQGKLASCPGSTATSAQASVCSGDSLDESKSSSSGVMSPEACDLPPGNGLSATSSSKDAGQTVPPLTVRLHTQSLSKCVTEDGRTVAVGDIVWGPSCLWPGLEVAWMGPLPCVPIRHRGSGKQVSPRSVCQVSAVVDSYKDSEPAQHPPKWSLQPWGPVRPCPRPLPGESGLRGPVPTAGAALPAECPCPQTGHFWVPFFWLSALGAGPARAPSAPQHKAALPDWLLGFLP, encoded by the exons gTATGGCCTCTTTGGCCTGCCCCTGTCCACGCCACTGTCCCAGGCCGAGAATGCCCCTGTCAACGGCTGCCAGGACCCAGCCACTGCAGAGGAGAACACAGAGCCCATGCAGCTGGAGATGGGGCCCCCGCCACCGCTGCCTCCCTGTCCCGAGCCGTTCCAGGCCCTGTTGACCCCACTGCCTGCCGGAAGCCTGCCCCTGTTCCCACCGTATTTCGAAGGGGCCCCCTTCCCGCCGCCGCTCTGGCTGAGGAGCACCTACCAGCAGTGGGTACCGCAGCCACCTCCCCGGACCATCAAGAGGACCAGGAGGCGCCTGTCCCGCAGCAGCCGTAACTCTGACTCGGGCCGGCTGACCCTGAGCCCCATCTGCCTGAGGCCGCGGCGAGTGCTCTGTGAGAAGTGCAAGAGCACCCTGAATGCCCAGGAGGCCAGCCCCGCACCCTCGACTGTCCCCCGGCCCCGCCGGAGACTGGGCAGCGGCCCTGACCCAAACAAGGAGCCCCGCAAGCAGGGGAACAATGAAGGCGGGGGTGCTGCTGCCACCatggccccggccccggccccggccccggccccggccccagccAGGAGGAGCAAGAGGGAGCGGCGGGAGGAGGAGCAGGCGCGGGTCCCACGAAGCCCAGCCATCCGGATCTCCTACAGTACACCACAGGGCGCTGGCGAGGTGGTGCAGATCCCGCCCCGTGTGCACGGCTCCCTGGAGCCCTTCCGCCCGCCACAGGCCCTGCGCAGCATCCAGGAGCCTAAGGCGGCTGGGGACAGGCCACCTGGTGGTGCCTCCGCCTCCATTCCCAAGTTGAAGCTGACACGGCCGGTGCCCCCCAGTACCGACCTGCTGCCCCCCAAGATCCGCCTGAAGCCCCACCGCCTGGGGACCGGCAAGCAGCAGCCGGTGTACAAGGCAGAGCTGGTGGAGGAGCTCAACGGCCTTGGGAGAGGCCCCGAGGCccgcccgcccatgccccctgccccGGCTCCCGCCCACATTGTGCTGGTGGAGCTGTCTTCGGGGAGTTCGGGCGAGGAGGACGACGTTGGGAGGTGTCCCCAGGGTAAACTCGCCAGCTGCCCCGGGAGCACGGCCACCTCGGCCCAGGCGTCGGTGTGCAGCGGTGACAGCCTGGATGAGTCCAAGTCGTCCAGCTCAGGAGTGATGTCCCCAGAGGCCTGTGACCTACCTCCTGGCAACGGCTTGTCTGCAACATCCTCCTCCAAGGATGCAGGGCAGACGGTCCCGCCCCTGACAGTCCGGCTGCACACGCAGAGCCTCTCCAAGTGCGTCACCGAGGACGGGAGGACCGTGGCCGTGGGGGACATCGTGTGGG GTCCCTCCTGCCTTTGGCCTGGTCTGGAGGTGGCATGGATGGGGCCCCTCCCGTGTGTGCCCATTCGTCATCGAGGGAGTGGCAAGCAGGTCAGTCCTCGGAGTGTCTGTCAAGTCTCGGCCGTGGTGGACAGTTACAAGGACAGTGAGCCCGCGCAGCATCCGCCCAAGTGgagcctgcagccctggggcccGGTGCGGCCCTGCCCGCGACCCCTGCCAGGAGAGTCGGGGCTCCGGGGCCCTGTGCCGACCGCGGGGGCAGCTTTGCCTGCTGAGTGCCCGTGCCCACAGACAGGCCACTTCTGGGTCCCGTTCTTTTGGCTCTCAGCTCTGGGAGCGGGGCCTGCCAGGGCTCCCTCAGCACCGCAGCACAAAGCTGCTTTGCCTGACTGGCTCCTTGGTTTCCTACCTTGA